The genomic DNA GGAGGGGGCCGAAGCCAGCCTCGTCGCCTATGAGTCCGATCCGCTCGCCGGGCTCGCCGTCCTCAAGACGCCCGCGCTCCGCATCAAGCAGGGCGCACTGCTCGCCGACTGATCCGGATTCGCGTGCCCATCTGTCCGCATCCGGACATTCCTCTGTCCGGATGCGGACATTCTGCTGTGCCTTTGGCCATGCTATTCCCGCGATCGCGCGGCACCCGCGCTTGGCACGCGCCTTGCTCCGTCAGGGGCAGCGGGGGCGGCCATGCTGGGGTGCCGTCCCCGCGTCCTCGAATGTCCGCTTGGCCTCGTGCCTCGCGCCCGATAAGAACCCAGACGGACGTTAGTGTATTGCATGTGTAAGACAGTTGTGCGAATAGGTCTTCCGGGATGAACCAGCAGAATTTCGACGAGATGCGCCGCGCGATGATCGCGAGCCAGCTTCGGACCACCGGGGTCAACGATCCCCAGGTGCTCGCCGCCATCGGCAGCGTCGCGCGCGAGCGCTTCGTGCCCGCCGACCGCGTCGCCACCGCTTATGCCGAGATCCCGACGCCGCTGGGCGACGGCCGCGCGATGGGCCCGCCGATGGCGCTCGGCCGCCTGCTCGCCGAGGTGCGCCCGCGCGCCGGCGAGCGTGCGCTCGTGATCGGCGCCGCCACCGGCTATGCCGCCGCGGTGATGCATGCGCTCACCGGCCATGTCGTCGCGGTCGAGGAGGATGCGGGCCTGGCTGCTCAGGCGCGCGATGCGCTGGAAGGCACCGGCGTCGAACTGGTCGAGGCGCCGCTCCGCGACGGTTACGCCGCCGGCGCGCCTTATGACGTAATCCTGATCGACGGCGCGGTGGAAAGCGTGCCGCAGGCGCTGGTCGAGCAGCTCGCGCGTGATGGCCGCATGGCCGCGGCGATCGTCGATCGCGGCGTCACCCGGCTCGCGATCGGGCGGCGCGGCGGCTCGGGCTTCGCATTGCTGCCGTTCGCCGATGTCGAGGCGGCGCTGCTTCCGGGCTTTTCGCTGCCCGCGGGCTTTCAATTCGAAGGGGTGGAATGAGGCTGATGCGGGGACGTTTGATGGCGGCCGCGGCGCTGGTGGCGCTGACGGCGGGCGGCAGTGCGCAGGCGGATACGCTGCGTGAGGCGCTGGTGCAGACCTATCGCAGCAACCCGACGCTGACCGGCCAGCGCGCGCAGGTCCGCGTCGCCGACGAAGGCGTCGCCATCGCCCGCGCCGGCGGACGGCCGCAGATTTCGGGCACCGCCGGCGTCAATCAGGATTTGACGCGCACCGGCGGCGGCAACGGACGTAACCTGAGCGCCGGCATCGATCTCAGCCTGCCGATCTTCCAGGGCGGCCGCGTCCGCAACGGCATCCGCGCCGCCGATGCGCGGGTCGATGCCAGCCGCGCCGATCTCCGCGCCACCGAGGGTGATGTCTTCACCGAGGCGGTCGCCGCCTACATGGACGTGATTCGCGATCGCTCGATCGTCACGCTCAACAGCAATCAGGTCCGCGTCCTCGAAACCAACCTCCGCGCCACGCAGGACCGGTTCGAGGTCGGCGACGTCACCCGTACCGACGTCGCCCAGTCCGAGGCGCGGCTGTCGCTGGCGCGCAGCACGCTCGCCACCGCCGAGGGCCAGCTCACCGCGAGCGAGGAGAATTATCAGCGCGTCATCGGCGCGCCTCCGGGCGAGCTTGCGCCGCCGCCGCCGTTGCCGCCGCTCCCCGGCACGCCCGAGCAGGCGGTCGAGACCGCGCTCGCCAACAATGCCGATCTCGTCTCGATCGCCGCGCAGATCCGCGCCGCGGGGCTCGACGTCTCGGTCGCCCGCGCCGATCGCCTGCCCACCGTCTCGGCGATCGGCAACGGCCGCTACACCAATTATCTCGGTAGCGCGGACGAGCAGTTTGGATCGCCCACCGGCACCATCGCGAACACGCAGACCAGCACCGGCATCGGCGTGCAGGCGTCGATCCCGCTCTATCAGGGCGGCATCGTCGGCGCCCGCGTCCGCCAGACCCAGGCCCGCCAGAGCGCGCTTCTGGAACAGGGCGTCGCGGTCGAGCGGCTTGTCATCGCCAACGCCCGCGCCGCCTTCGCCAGCTACACAGCCTCGCTCGACGCGATCAAATCGAACGAGGTCGCGGTCGCCGCCAACACGCTCGCGCTCGAAGGCACCCGCGCCGAGCAGGGCGTCGGCACCCGCAACGTGCTCGACGTGCTGAATGCCGAGCAGGAGCTTTTGAACAGCCAGGTGCTGCTCGTCACCGCGCGCCGCGACGCCTATGTCGCGGGCTTCAACCTCCTGAACGCCACCGGCCAGGCGGAGATGGACGATCTCAACCTCGACGGCGGCTATATCTACGATCCGGTCGCCAATTATGATCGGGTGAGCCGCCGCGCCGGCGACTGGTCGGACGATCCGGCCCCGGAGGCGGTCGCGACGCGCACCGTGGTCGGTCCGCCGGCCCCCGCCACGGACCCTGCACAGACCCCCGTGACACCGCCGCAGCAATAGGCAATAAACCCGCCCATGGGCGGCATTAACCAAGATCCTTCGATGGAAGACATCCTCGCGTCGATCAAGCGCGTGATCGCAGAGGACGGGCGCACGTCGCCACGTCCGCCGCGCGGCACGCCACGCATCGTAGACACGGCGCCGCCCACGGCGGACGTCGAGGAAGACGATGTGCTGGAACTCAGCGATCCTGTGGTCGAGGCGGAGGGGATCATGTCGGGCGACGCCGCGACCGCCAGCCGCGGCGCGCTCGCCGCGCTCGCCGCGATTCGCCAGCAGCCCGCCGCCGCCGCACCCGAGGCCGCCGTCCCCGCAGGTGCCGCCGCGCCGCTCGAAGCGGTGGTGCGCGAGATGCTGAAGCCCATGCTCAAGGACTGGCTCGACCAGCATCTCCCCGAGATCGTCGAGAATCTCGTCGCCCGCGAAATCGCCCGCATCACGGGAAAGTAGGCCGCTCGCCCGCGGCGATCCGCTCGCTTGTCATCGCGCCGCCGAAACAGCATAGGCGCGGCCATGACCGAGCTTGCCAAGACATTCGACCCCGCCGCGATCGAGGCGCGCTGGTATGCGCATTGGGAAGGCGAGGGGAGCTTCCGGCCCGCGCGCCCGGAGGCCGATCCCTTCACCATCGTCATCCCGCCGCCCAACGTCACCGGCAGCCTCCACATCGGCCACGCGCTCGATAATACGCTGCAGGACATATTGATCCGCCACGCGCGGCTGCAGGGCAAGGATGCGCTCTGGGTGGTCGGCATGGACCATGCCGGCATCGCGACGCAGATGGTGGTCGAGCGCAACCTCGCTGCCGAGGGCGTCGACCGCCGCGATCTCGGCCGCGATGCGTTCGTCGACAAGGTCTGGCAGTGGAAGGCGGAGAGCGGCGGCCAGATCACCCGCCAGCTCCGGCGCCTGGGCGCGAGCTGCGACTGGGCGAACGAGCGCTTCACGATGGACGAGGGCTTCAGCCGCGCCGTCCGCAAGGTCTTCGTCGATCTCTACGATCGCAAATTGCTCTATCGCGACAAGCGCTTGGTCAATTGGGATCCGCGTTTCCAGACCGCCATCTCCGATCTGGAGGTCGAGACGCGCGAGGTGCAGGGCAAGTTCTGGCACCTCAAATATCCGCTGTCGGACGGCTCGGGCTTCATCCACGTCGCGACGACGCGGCCCGAGACGATGCTCGCCGACATGGCAGTCGCGGTCCATCCGGACGACGATCGCTACAAGGGCTGGGTCGGCAAGACCATCGACCATCCGATCACCGGCCGTGCCATCCCCATCATCGCCGACGAACATGCCGATCCGGAGCTCGGCTCGGGCGCGGTGAAGATCACGCCGGGCCATGACTTCAACGATTTCGAGGTCGGCCGCCGCGCCGGCATCAAGGCGGCGGACATGCTCAACATGCTCGATGCCGAGGCGAAGGTGGTGCAGACCGCCGACGGTCTGATCCCCGCCGATCTCGTTGGCCTAGACCGCTTCGACGCGCGCGCCAAGGTGGTCGAGCGGCTGGAAGCGGACGGGCTACTGGAACGCGTCGAGGATCGCGTCATCCAGACGCCGTACGGCGATCGCTCGGGCGTGGTGATCGAGCCGTGGCTCACCGATCAATGGTATGTTGATGCCGAGACGCTGGCCAGGCGCCCGATCGACGCCGTCCGCTCGGGCGACATCCGCGTCGTTCCCAAGACGTGGGAGAAGACCTGGTTCAACTGGCTGGAAAACATCCAGCCCTGGTGCGTCTCGCGCCAGCTCTGGTGGGGTCACCAGATTCCGGCCTGGTATGACGAGAACGGCAACGTCCACGTCGCCGAGACCGAGGAGGAAGCGCAGCGCCTCGCCGGCAATGCGAAGCTGACGCGCGATCCCGACGTCCTCGACACCTGGTTCTCCTCTGCGCTCTGGCCGTTCGCGACGCTCGGCTGGCCCGAGGATACGCAGATGCTGCGCCGCCATTATCCCAATGACGTGCTCATCTCGGGCTTCGACATCATCTTCTTCTGGGATGCCCGCATGGCGATGCAGGGCTTCGAGTTTATGGGCGAAAGGCCGTGGAAGACCTTGTATCTCCACGGCCTTGTCCGCGACGCCAAGGGCGCGAAGATGTCCAAGTCGAAGGGCAATACGGTCGATCCGCTCGGCCTCATCGATCGCTATGGCGCCGATGCCCTGCGCTTCACGCTCGCGGCGATGGAAAGCCAGGGCCGCGACATCAAGCTCGATGAAAAGCGCGTCGAAGGCTATCGCAATTTCGCGACCAAGCTGTGGAATGCCGCGCGCTTCTGCCAATCCAACGGCATCGGCGCCTCCGCTACGATCGAGCCGCCCGCGGCGAGCCTCCCCGTCAACCGCTGGATCGTCGGCGAGACGGTGAAGACCGTCCAGGCGCTCGACCTTGCGATGGCGGACTTCCGCTTCGACGAGAGCGCCAACACCATCTACCACTTCACCTGGTCGACCTTCTGCGACTGGTATCTCGAGCTGATCAAGCCTGTCCTGTCTCCCCTCCCGCAAGCGGGAGGGGATCAAGGGGAGGGCCTGTCAGTCGACGGCGCGCAAACCGCGGACAGTCCCTCCCCCAACCCCTCCCGCGGGCGGGAGGGGAGCGAGGGGAGCGACGCCGCCGAGACCCGCGCGGTCGCCGCGTGGGCGCTCGATCAGATCCTCGTCATGCTCCACCCGTTCATGCCCTTCATCACCGAAGAGCTGTGGCACGCGATGGGAGCCCGCCCATACGATCTCATCCTCGCCAAATGGCCGATGCCCGACGCCCGCGCGCTCGATCCCGAGGCCGGGCCGGAGGTCGATTGGCTGATCCGCCTCGTCACCGCGATCCGCGCGGCGCGGTCGGAGCTTAACGTGCCGCCCGGCGCCAAGCTGCCGCTCCACGTCCGCGATGCGGGCGAGCGGACCGCCGGGCGCCTCCAGCGCAACGGCGCCGCGCTGCGCCGTCTCGCGCGGATCGAGGCCATCAGCGATACCCCAGCGCCCGATGGCGGCGCCGCGCAGATCGTCGTCGACGAAGCGACCTTCGTGCTGCCGCTCGAAGGCGTGATCGACGTCGCGGCGGAGAAAGCGCGGCTCGGCAAGGCGCTGGAGGCCGCCGCCAAGGAGCGCGATGCGCTCGCCGGCCGGCTCGGCAATGCCAGCTTCGTCGAGCGCGCCAAGCCCGAGGCGGTCGCCAAGGCGCGCGAGGATCATGCCGAGCGCGCCGCGGAGGCCGAGCGTCTGGAGGCGGCGCTCAAGCGGCTAGGGTGATGTCCTACACGTCGCCGCGCTGCTAGATTCGCGTCCGGATCGTCAGGTCCGGGCTCTTTGAAAGGCAGGGGAGAAATGCACGACCCTGCGAACCAAAGGAATCAAACCCGCGCAAACCCGCAGAAATGCGGGGTTCGGCGCGGCGGATAACAGGCGTTTTTCGCCCTGTTTTCCGGCAAAAGTCGGAATCTAGCGGCCGAACACCCGCACGACTCGGCAAGTTGAAGACCAATTCAACTAAGCCGGCAGCGCACCCGCCCGCGGCACCGCCACTTCGATCGCGCGCTCGGCCACCCGCGCGGTCACCGGCGTGCGCGCCAGCACCTCGCCGTCGATCGAGACCTTGAGCGGCGGGATCGTCCGCACCTCGAGCTGCCGCCCGGAGAAGCTCACCACCTTGTCGCTGCGCGAGGGCAGGCGGAAATAGCTCGCGAACCAGTTCCACACGAGCCGCATCTTGGCATGGCCGGTCACCGCCTGGATGACGATCTCGCCGCTGTCGACGCCGGCCTCCTCGATCAGCTCGACGCCGCCGTGGAAGCGGCCGTTGGCGATGCGCAGTTCGGTCGCGCGGACGCGGTGCTCGGTCTCGCCGTCGGTGACGATCACCTTAAAGCTGCGGAAGCGGATCAGGCACCAGATCGCCCAAATCAGGTAACCGACGCGGCCCAAGTAGCGCTTCAGCTTGTGCGGCACGCTGTCGCCGATCATGGGCGACAGGCCGAGCGCAGCGCAATTGGCGAAATAGTCGCCGTCGATCATGCCGAGGTCGATCCGCCGCCGCCGCCCCGTCGCGATCACCTCGATCGCCCCGTCGAGGTCGAGCGGGATGCCGAGCGTCCGCGCGAAGCTGTTGGCGGTGCCGAGCGGCAGCAAAGCGAACACCACCGGCTCCTTCACCGCCTCGTCGACGGTGCAGGACAGCGATCCGTCGCCGCCGCCGACGATGATCATCGGCACGCCGCTCTTCACCGTCTCGCGCATCGTCGGGATCAATGTCTTGGGGTCGGTGATCGCATGGGCGGCGACCAGCTCGATGCCGCGCGCCTCCAGCTTGGCGCGCGCGTCGCGGAACAGCGCCTGCCCCTTGCGGGACTGCGCGTTGACGATCAGCGCGGCCGTCTTGGGCAGCGGGCGGTTCGTTTCCATGGCGGCACAACATCCGAGATCGGCGCTTGTGCCAAGCCTTGCGAAAGATGTGCGGGCCGCTAAGCCGGGGGCGCATGACGCACGCCGCTTTTCCCGCGCTCCGCCTGCGCCGCACCCGCGCCGCCGCATGGAGCCGCGCGCTGGTTTCGGAGACGCGCGTGTCGCCCGCCGATCTCATCTGGCCGCTGTTCGTGACCGAGGGGAAGGGCGTCGAGGAGCCGATCGCCAGCCTCCCCGGCGTGTCGCGCTGGTCGGTGGACGGCATCGCCGCCCGGGTGCGCGAGGCGCGCGATCTCGGCATTCCCTGCGTCGCGCTCTTCCCCAATACGCCCAGGGATCTCAGGACCGAGGACGGCCGCGAGGCGCTCAATCCGGACAACCTCATGTGCCGCGCGATCCGCGCCGCCAAGGACGCCGCGCCCGAGGTCGGCATCCTCACCGACGTCGCGCTCGATCCCTATACCGCGCACGGCCATGACGGCATCGTCGACGGCGCGGGCTATGTGCTCAACGACGCGACGTCGAATATCCTCGTCGATCAGGCGCTGGTCCAGGCGGCGGCGGGGGCGGACATCGTCGCGCCGTCGGACATGATGGACGGCCGCGTCGGCGCGATCCGCACCGCGTTGGAGCGCGAGGGCCGCGTCAACGTCCAGATCATGGCCTATGCCGCCAAATATGCCTCCGCCTTCTACGGCCCGTTCCGCGATGCGGTCGGCTCGGGCGGCCTCTTGAAGGGCGACAAGAAGAGCTACCAGATGGACCCGGCCAATGCCGAGGAGGCGCTCCGCGAAGTCGCGCTCGATCTCGCCGAGGGCGCC from Allosphingosinicella indica includes the following:
- a CDS encoding protein-L-isoaspartate O-methyltransferase family protein produces the protein MNQQNFDEMRRAMIASQLRTTGVNDPQVLAAIGSVARERFVPADRVATAYAEIPTPLGDGRAMGPPMALGRLLAEVRPRAGERALVIGAATGYAAAVMHALTGHVVAVEEDAGLAAQARDALEGTGVELVEAPLRDGYAAGAPYDVILIDGAVESVPQALVEQLARDGRMAAAIVDRGVTRLAIGRRGGSGFALLPFADVEAALLPGFSLPAGFQFEGVE
- a CDS encoding TolC family outer membrane protein, giving the protein MRGRLMAAAALVALTAGGSAQADTLREALVQTYRSNPTLTGQRAQVRVADEGVAIARAGGRPQISGTAGVNQDLTRTGGGNGRNLSAGIDLSLPIFQGGRVRNGIRAADARVDASRADLRATEGDVFTEAVAAYMDVIRDRSIVTLNSNQVRVLETNLRATQDRFEVGDVTRTDVAQSEARLSLARSTLATAEGQLTASEENYQRVIGAPPGELAPPPPLPPLPGTPEQAVETALANNADLVSIAAQIRAAGLDVSVARADRLPTVSAIGNGRYTNYLGSADEQFGSPTGTIANTQTSTGIGVQASIPLYQGGIVGARVRQTQARQSALLEQGVAVERLVIANARAAFASYTASLDAIKSNEVAVAANTLALEGTRAEQGVGTRNVLDVLNAEQELLNSQVLLVTARRDAYVAGFNLLNATGQAEMDDLNLDGGYIYDPVANYDRVSRRAGDWSDDPAPEAVATRTVVGPPAPATDPAQTPVTPPQQ
- a CDS encoding PopZ family protein, with amino-acid sequence MEDILASIKRVIAEDGRTSPRPPRGTPRIVDTAPPTADVEEDDVLELSDPVVEAEGIMSGDAATASRGALAALAAIRQQPAAAAPEAAVPAGAAAPLEAVVREMLKPMLKDWLDQHLPEIVENLVAREIARITGK
- a CDS encoding valine--tRNA ligase codes for the protein MTELAKTFDPAAIEARWYAHWEGEGSFRPARPEADPFTIVIPPPNVTGSLHIGHALDNTLQDILIRHARLQGKDALWVVGMDHAGIATQMVVERNLAAEGVDRRDLGRDAFVDKVWQWKAESGGQITRQLRRLGASCDWANERFTMDEGFSRAVRKVFVDLYDRKLLYRDKRLVNWDPRFQTAISDLEVETREVQGKFWHLKYPLSDGSGFIHVATTRPETMLADMAVAVHPDDDRYKGWVGKTIDHPITGRAIPIIADEHADPELGSGAVKITPGHDFNDFEVGRRAGIKAADMLNMLDAEAKVVQTADGLIPADLVGLDRFDARAKVVERLEADGLLERVEDRVIQTPYGDRSGVVIEPWLTDQWYVDAETLARRPIDAVRSGDIRVVPKTWEKTWFNWLENIQPWCVSRQLWWGHQIPAWYDENGNVHVAETEEEAQRLAGNAKLTRDPDVLDTWFSSALWPFATLGWPEDTQMLRRHYPNDVLISGFDIIFFWDARMAMQGFEFMGERPWKTLYLHGLVRDAKGAKMSKSKGNTVDPLGLIDRYGADALRFTLAAMESQGRDIKLDEKRVEGYRNFATKLWNAARFCQSNGIGASATIEPPAASLPVNRWIVGETVKTVQALDLAMADFRFDESANTIYHFTWSTFCDWYLELIKPVLSPLPQAGGDQGEGLSVDGAQTADSPSPNPSRGREGSEGSDAAETRAVAAWALDQILVMLHPFMPFITEELWHAMGARPYDLILAKWPMPDARALDPEAGPEVDWLIRLVTAIRAARSELNVPPGAKLPLHVRDAGERTAGRLQRNGAALRRLARIEAISDTPAPDGGAAQIVVDEATFVLPLEGVIDVAAEKARLGKALEAAAKERDALAGRLGNASFVERAKPEAVAKAREDHAERAAEAERLEAALKRLG
- a CDS encoding diacylglycerol/lipid kinase family protein — protein: METNRPLPKTAALIVNAQSRKGQALFRDARAKLEARGIELVAAHAITDPKTLIPTMRETVKSGVPMIIVGGGDGSLSCTVDEAVKEPVVFALLPLGTANSFARTLGIPLDLDGAIEVIATGRRRRIDLGMIDGDYFANCAALGLSPMIGDSVPHKLKRYLGRVGYLIWAIWCLIRFRSFKVIVTDGETEHRVRATELRIANGRFHGGVELIEEAGVDSGEIVIQAVTGHAKMRLVWNWFASYFRLPSRSDKVVSFSGRQLEVRTIPPLKVSIDGEVLARTPVTARVAERAIEVAVPRAGALPA
- the hemB gene encoding porphobilinogen synthase gives rise to the protein MTHAAFPALRLRRTRAAAWSRALVSETRVSPADLIWPLFVTEGKGVEEPIASLPGVSRWSVDGIAARVREARDLGIPCVALFPNTPRDLRTEDGREALNPDNLMCRAIRAAKDAAPEVGILTDVALDPYTAHGHDGIVDGAGYVLNDATSNILVDQALVQAAAGADIVAPSDMMDGRVGAIRTALEREGRVNVQIMAYAAKYASAFYGPFRDAVGSGGLLKGDKKSYQMDPANAEEALREVALDLAEGADHVMVKPGLPYLDIVARVKRRFEVPVFAYAVSGEYAMIEAAATAGAGDRDALVLETLTAFKRAGCAGVLTYHAPVAARLLGNG